Proteins encoded by one window of Lepeophtheirus salmonis chromosome 3, UVic_Lsal_1.4, whole genome shotgun sequence:
- the LOC121114976 gene encoding peptide methionine sulfoxide reductase MsrB, with the protein MSILSRTRILCHFLKGPTRPLLLQSLSSSYNNNTTKDPRKMSRSEWKRILEPQIFDVVRNKGTEPPFSSEFNDLKSSGKYLCVCCSQTLFNSEDKYDSGSGWPSFTAPSDDDSVKTLQDKSHGMIRTEVLCHNCGAHLGHVFQDGPSHEKPLRYCINGVALKFDSKF; encoded by the exons ATGTCTATTTTATCAAGAACTAGGATTCTGTGCCATTTTTTGAAGGGTCCTACTCGACCCTTACTTCTTCAGAGTCTTTCTTcctcttataataataacaccACGAAAGATCCTAGAAAAATGTCACGCTCGGAATGGAAAAGGATCTTGGAGCCCCAAATATTTGATGTTGTTCGCAATAAAGGGACGGAGCCGCCTTTTAGTTCCGAG TTTAATGATTTGAAATCATCTGGAAAGTATCTTTGTGTCTGTTGCTCCCAAACTTTATTCAACTCTGAAGATAAATATGATTCAGGCTCAGGGTGGCCAAGTTTTACTGCTCCTTCTGATGATGACTCTGTTAAGACTTTACAAGATAAAAGTCATGGAATGATTCGTACAGAAGTGCTTTGTCATAACTGCGGTGCCCATTTAGGACATGTCTTTCAAGATGGTCCTTCACATGAGAAACCTCTTCGTTATTGTATCAATGGAGTAGCATTGAAATttgattctaaattttaa